From one Melioribacteraceae bacterium genomic stretch:
- the eno gene encoding phosphopyruvate hydratase, with protein sequence MTTIIDVLGREILDSRGNPTVEVEVQLESGVIGRAAVPSGASTGEHEAVELRDGDKKRYLGKGVLKAVENINNKIADELIDFDAVDQIAIDNMLIQLDGTPNKSELGANAILGVSLACAKAAAETFGLPLYQYIGGVNAKTLPVPMMNILNGGSHADNTVDFQEFMIIPHGAETFAEALRMGTETFHSLKSVLKSKGYSTSVGDEGGFAPNLKSNEETLDIILSAIEKAGYKPGEQISFALDVASSEMYNKEKNVYEFFKSDKSQKTAEEMVEIYAKLVAKYPIISIEDGLDENDWKGWKLLTDKLGKNIQLVGDDLFVTNTEKLSRGIEEGIANSILIKVNQIGTLTETLDAIEMAKRAGYTSVISHRSGETEDATIADIAVATNAGQIKTGSASRTDRIAKYNQLLRIEEFLDITGVYPGLAAINYKK encoded by the coding sequence ATGACGACGATTATTGATGTTTTAGGACGAGAAATTTTAGATTCACGTGGTAATCCAACTGTTGAAGTCGAGGTTCAATTAGAATCCGGAGTAATTGGAAGAGCTGCCGTACCAAGCGGCGCATCAACCGGTGAACATGAAGCTGTAGAATTAAGAGACGGAGATAAAAAACGTTATCTGGGCAAAGGAGTTCTCAAAGCTGTTGAAAACATAAACAACAAAATTGCGGACGAACTAATTGATTTTGATGCAGTTGATCAAATCGCAATAGACAATATGTTAATTCAATTAGATGGTACGCCAAATAAAAGTGAACTTGGTGCTAATGCAATTTTAGGTGTTTCACTTGCATGTGCAAAAGCTGCGGCAGAAACATTTGGGTTGCCATTGTATCAGTATATCGGCGGAGTAAATGCAAAAACTCTTCCTGTTCCTATGATGAACATTCTTAATGGTGGAAGTCATGCAGACAACACAGTTGATTTCCAAGAATTCATGATCATACCTCATGGTGCCGAAACATTTGCCGAAGCTTTAAGAATGGGAACTGAAACTTTTCATTCATTGAAATCAGTACTTAAATCGAAAGGTTACAGCACTTCGGTTGGTGATGAGGGGGGATTTGCACCTAATCTAAAATCAAATGAAGAAACTTTGGATATAATTTTATCTGCTATCGAGAAAGCCGGATACAAACCAGGTGAACAAATTTCATTTGCACTTGATGTTGCTTCAAGCGAGATGTATAACAAAGAAAAAAATGTTTACGAATTCTTCAAATCGGATAAATCTCAAAAAACTGCCGAAGAAATGGTCGAAATTTATGCTAAGCTCGTAGCTAAATATCCTATAATTTCAATCGAAGACGGGCTTGATGAAAACGACTGGAAAGGCTGGAAATTATTAACCGATAAACTCGGCAAGAACATTCAATTAGTCGGTGATGATTTATTTGTTACAAACACTGAAAAATTATCACGTGGAATTGAAGAAGGTATTGCAAATTCAATTTTAATTAAGGTAAACCAGATCGGTACATTAACAGAAACTCTTGATGCAATAGAAATGGCAAAGAGAGCCGGTTATACGTCAGTAATTTCTCACAGGTCAGGCGAAACCGAAGATGCAACAATAGCAGATATTGCGGTTGCAACTAATGCCGGACAGATTAAAACCGGTTCAGCAAGCAGAACCGATCGTATTGCAAAATACAATCAGCTATTAAGAATAGAAGAATTCTTAGATATTACTGGAGTTTATCCCGGACTTGCAGCGATTAATTATAAAAAATAA
- a CDS encoding GNAT family N-acetyltransferase, giving the protein MLEIKKLVNESDFDGSLTREKFVDFLYHHLDQFGDSKDAINKCIDFAFGKDGKLGGFLLAAYYENKLVGTLIINNTGMSGYIPEHILVYIAVDASYRGKGFGKQIVEKAILDCPGDVKLHVEYENPAKRLYERIGFTTKYAEMRFKK; this is encoded by the coding sequence ATGTTAGAAATTAAAAAACTGGTTAACGAATCCGATTTTGATGGAAGTTTAACTCGAGAGAAATTTGTAGATTTTCTTTACCATCACTTAGATCAATTTGGTGATTCTAAAGATGCTATTAATAAATGTATTGATTTCGCATTTGGTAAGGACGGTAAACTCGGTGGATTTCTGCTCGCTGCTTATTATGAAAATAAATTAGTCGGAACTCTTATAATCAATAACACCGGAATGTCAGGCTATATTCCCGAACATATTTTAGTATATATTGCAGTTGATGCTTCTTACCGAGGAAAAGGATTTGGAAAACAAATTGTTGAAAAAGCAATTTTAGATTGCCCGGGTGATGTAAAACTTCATGTTGAATATGAAAATCCCGCGAAAAGATTGTATGAAAGAATAGGCTTTACTACAAAGTATGCCGAAATGCGATTCAAAAAATAG
- a CDS encoding alanine racemase yields MATLHIHSDRIIGNIKKLNKFLKSRGIEWTLVTKILNGYKPILEKILSDPAIKQVHSIGDSRISNLRAIKEIKPDIVTIYIKPPAVNQAKNVVQYADISLNSSFETIKQLDIEAKKQGKIHRIIVMIEMGELREGVVRDQILNFYEKIFKMKNINVIGIGTNLGCMYGVEPTYDKLIQLSLYRQLIETTFNVKLELVSSGSSITLPLVAMNKIPKGVSHFRIGEAAFLGVSPYDGKKFKNLSTNVFTFSADIVELEKKEVVPDGKIGDAAIGETADFNKLEYDESYRAIADFGELDVDYRNLIPKDDQLNFVGTTSDMTVYDLGLRNGKYRVGDQVHFNPNYMAVARLTNSKYMTKKVL; encoded by the coding sequence ATGGCAACACTACACATTCACTCCGACCGCATTATAGGCAACATTAAAAAACTCAATAAATTCCTTAAATCAAGAGGAATCGAGTGGACACTCGTAACTAAAATATTGAACGGTTATAAACCTATTCTTGAAAAAATTCTTTCTGATCCGGCAATAAAGCAAGTTCACTCGATTGGGGATTCACGAATATCAAACCTTCGTGCTATTAAAGAAATCAAACCGGACATTGTTACAATTTATATTAAACCTCCGGCAGTTAACCAAGCTAAAAATGTAGTTCAATACGCAGACATCTCGCTTAATTCATCTTTTGAAACAATTAAGCAACTGGATATTGAGGCTAAAAAGCAAGGTAAGATCCACCGCATTATTGTAATGATTGAAATGGGTGAACTTAGAGAAGGTGTCGTTCGAGATCAGATACTTAATTTCTATGAAAAGATTTTCAAGATGAAGAATATCAATGTCATCGGAATCGGGACCAACCTCGGCTGCATGTACGGTGTTGAACCAACTTATGATAAATTAATTCAACTTAGTTTGTATAGACAACTGATTGAAACTACTTTTAATGTAAAGTTAGAACTAGTCTCAAGCGGGAGTTCTATTACATTGCCACTAGTAGCAATGAACAAAATTCCGAAAGGTGTTTCTCATTTCAGGATTGGTGAAGCTGCGTTTCTTGGAGTATCGCCCTATGATGGGAAAAAATTTAAAAATCTTTCGACAAATGTTTTTACATTTTCCGCTGACATTGTTGAGCTCGAAAAAAAAGAAGTTGTTCCGGATGGAAAAATTGGCGACGCTGCAATAGGTGAAACTGCTGATTTTAATAAATTAGAATACGATGAATCTTACCGTGCTATAGCAGACTTTGGCGAACTTGACGTTGATTATAGAAATTTAATTCCAAAAGATGATCAGTTAAATTTTGTTGGTACAACATCGGATATGACTGTTTATGATTTGGGATTGCGAAACGGAAAGTATAGAGTTGGTGATCAAGTTCACTTTAATCCGAATTATATGGCGGTCGCAAGACTTACAAACTCAAAGTACATGACCAAAAAAGTTCTCTAA
- a CDS encoding sodium:solute symporter family protein: protein MHWIDLSIFIAYMIIVLGIGFYFLRKNKSAEDYYVGGRKMGSLHIGLSVVATDVGGGFSIGLGGLGFVMGLSGSWMLFTGLIGAWLSAIFLIPKVSKLEHFKSLYTFPQIFESFYSKKVAIAAGLISGIGYIGFTASQILAGAKLASASFVSLDMNTALIIMGTIVIVYTVLGGIKAVIYTDTVQWIILMAGLIFIGIPLGYYAVGGYEEIVSTVRSEMLTLTNVSWQELVKWAVTIIPIWFVGMTLYQRIFSCPDEKTAKKAWYIAGIFEYPLMAFMGVLLGLFARVAADQGMFNYLGFEAIQDLDPEMGLPVLLRTILPVGLMGLMMSAYFSAIMSTADSCLMAASGNFVTDILDRFFNISGNHKTFLRTSQIMTLVLGIFALLLATTMQNVLELMLYSYAFMVSGLFVPVIGAFYWERSSSIAAFWAMLLGGGTTITLIVISSKLPFNLDANIFGITTSLLVFVVLSYIFPSKEFIEKET, encoded by the coding sequence ATGCATTGGATTGACCTATCTATTTTTATTGCTTACATGATAATCGTTCTTGGTATCGGTTTTTATTTTCTGAGAAAGAATAAAAGTGCTGAAGATTATTATGTCGGCGGAAGGAAAATGGGAAGTCTTCATATCGGACTTTCAGTTGTAGCAACAGATGTTGGCGGTGGATTTTCAATCGGACTCGGCGGACTCGGTTTTGTTATGGGTCTTTCCGGTAGCTGGATGTTATTCACCGGATTAATCGGTGCATGGTTAAGTGCAATTTTTTTAATTCCAAAAGTTAGTAAGCTAGAACATTTCAAATCACTTTATACATTTCCGCAAATCTTCGAAAGTTTTTACAGTAAAAAAGTCGCAATAGCTGCCGGTCTGATTTCCGGCATTGGTTATATCGGGTTCACTGCATCTCAAATTCTTGCAGGTGCAAAACTCGCTTCTGCGTCTTTCGTAAGTCTTGATATGAATACCGCACTAATTATTATGGGAACTATTGTAATTGTTTACACAGTTCTCGGTGGAATTAAAGCTGTTATTTACACCGACACTGTTCAGTGGATAATTTTGATGGCCGGATTAATTTTTATAGGTATACCTTTAGGTTATTATGCTGTAGGAGGTTATGAAGAAATTGTTTCGACTGTTAGATCAGAAATGTTAACACTTACTAATGTTAGCTGGCAAGAATTAGTTAAATGGGCTGTAACGATAATTCCAATCTGGTTTGTCGGGATGACATTATACCAGAGAATTTTTTCCTGTCCCGATGAAAAAACAGCAAAGAAAGCGTGGTATATTGCCGGAATATTTGAATATCCATTAATGGCTTTTATGGGAGTATTGCTTGGATTATTCGCAAGAGTTGCGGCGGATCAAGGTATGTTCAACTATCTTGGTTTTGAAGCAATACAAGATCTCGATCCCGAGATGGGATTGCCAGTTCTGCTTAGAACAATACTGCCGGTTGGCTTAATGGGGCTTATGATGTCCGCTTATTTTTCGGCAATTATGTCAACAGCGGATAGCTGTTTGATGGCTGCGTCGGGTAATTTTGTAACGGATATACTCGATCGTTTTTTTAACATTAGCGGAAATCACAAAACATTTTTGAGAACATCACAAATTATGACTTTAGTATTAGGAATTTTCGCTTTACTTCTCGCTACTACTATGCAAAATGTATTGGAGTTAATGTTGTATTCTTATGCATTTATGGTTTCCGGACTATTCGTGCCGGTTATCGGCGCGTTTTATTGGGAACGAAGTAGTTCAATCGCGGCATTTTGGGCAATGTTGTTAGGTGGCGGAACAACAATTACTCTTATTGTAATATCATCAAAACTACCTTTTAATCTAGATGCCAATATTTTCGGAATTACTACGTCGCTACTAGTATTTGTAGTTCTTTCATATATTTTCCCATCAAAAGAATTTATTGAAAAGGAAACCTAA
- a CDS encoding amidohydrolase: protein MKWEEIEHELILLRRELHKYPELSGKENNTAGKIVKFAEKFNPDEIIKNIGGNGLAVVFQGDHEAKTILIRCELDALPIEEENEFDYKSQTEGVSHKCGHDGHMAIVSGLIPLLSEKKIKNGKIVLLYQPAEETGEGAEKILNDDKFKNLNPDYVFALHNLPGFEKNKIIVKENEFASASKGLKIKLIGKTSHAAEPEKGITPSLAVAELIQRLVEIPNKEKFDEFTLVTIIHAKIGERAFGTTPGYAELMATLRSFKNENMEKLQAQAEKIIDEVSAKNNLKFKLEWVEEFPSTINDKFCVDVVRKSAEENNLSIEEIKNPFRWSEDFGHFTQKYNGALFGLGSGVDQPQLHNPDYDFPDDIILTGTKMFYSIIKNIAEE, encoded by the coding sequence ATGAAATGGGAAGAAATTGAACATGAGTTAATTTTACTTAGAAGAGAACTTCACAAATATCCCGAATTATCCGGCAAAGAAAATAATACAGCTGGGAAAATTGTAAAGTTTGCGGAAAAATTTAATCCGGATGAAATTATTAAGAATATCGGCGGAAATGGTTTAGCAGTTGTATTCCAAGGTGATCATGAAGCGAAAACAATTTTAATAAGATGCGAATTAGATGCGCTTCCAATCGAAGAAGAAAATGAGTTTGATTACAAATCTCAAACCGAAGGAGTTTCGCATAAATGTGGTCATGACGGACACATGGCAATTGTCAGCGGATTGATTCCACTTTTAAGTGAAAAGAAAATTAAGAACGGAAAAATAGTTCTTCTTTATCAACCCGCAGAAGAAACCGGAGAAGGTGCAGAAAAAATTTTAAATGACGATAAATTTAAGAATTTAAATCCCGATTATGTTTTTGCATTACACAATTTACCGGGATTTGAAAAAAATAAAATTATTGTAAAAGAAAATGAATTCGCTTCGGCTTCAAAAGGATTGAAAATAAAATTAATCGGCAAGACTTCACATGCAGCCGAACCGGAAAAAGGAATTACTCCTTCATTAGCTGTCGCTGAATTAATTCAAAGATTAGTAGAAATTCCGAACAAAGAAAAATTTGATGAATTTACTCTTGTTACAATAATCCATGCGAAAATTGGTGAGCGTGCTTTCGGTACAACCCCGGGATATGCTGAATTGATGGCCACTCTTCGTTCATTTAAAAATGAAAACATGGAAAAACTTCAAGCACAAGCTGAGAAAATTATTGATGAAGTAAGTGCAAAAAACAATCTAAAATTTAAACTTGAATGGGTAGAAGAATTTCCATCGACGATCAATGATAAATTTTGCGTAGATGTTGTTCGAAAATCAGCCGAGGAAAATAATCTATCAATTGAAGAAATTAAAAATCCATTTAGATGGTCTGAAGATTTTGGACACTTCACACAAAAGTATAATGGTGCGTTGTTTGGCTTGGGTTCCGGTGTTGATCAACCACAGCTTCATAATCCCGATTATGATTTTCCGGATGATATAATATTAACCGGCACAAAAATGTTCTACTCAATAATTAAAAATATCGCGGAAGAATAA
- the alr gene encoding alanine racemase, which produces MLHTSQIEISKSALKQNVKFINEYLNEGVKFSSVVKGNAYGHTIEKFVPIAEEAGVDHFSVFSAEEADQVLNVCDDCSDIMIMGNIDSEDLQWAIENEIEFYVFEMDRLESALSSAKKNNKKARIHLEVETGMNRTGFDNSDLRKAIKLIKENSEQISFEGMCTHYAGAESIANYLRIQNQLKKFNRIRTAIEKEGIRPKRYHSAGSAATITYPKTQMDMVRLGILQYGYWPTRETYIHYISKYGEPREPLKRILSWKSKIMNVKKVKTGEFIGYGTTYLAQHEIKIANVPIGYSHGFSRGLSNIGRVLVNGQRVGVIGMVNMNLLTIDVTGCSNIMKGDEVVIIGTQGELELSVASFSELSAQVNYETLTRLPVSIPRKIVD; this is translated from the coding sequence ATGCTTCATACATCTCAAATAGAAATTAGTAAGTCGGCTTTAAAACAAAATGTAAAATTCATCAATGAATATCTGAATGAGGGTGTTAAGTTCTCTTCGGTAGTAAAAGGAAATGCTTACGGGCATACGATCGAAAAGTTTGTACCGATTGCTGAAGAAGCCGGAGTTGACCACTTTTCGGTATTCAGTGCTGAAGAAGCTGATCAAGTTCTCAATGTTTGCGATGATTGTTCCGACATTATGATAATGGGAAACATTGATAGCGAAGACTTACAATGGGCGATTGAAAATGAAATTGAATTTTATGTCTTTGAAATGGATAGATTGGAATCGGCATTGAGCTCTGCGAAAAAAAACAATAAGAAAGCTAGAATTCATCTCGAGGTTGAAACAGGAATGAATAGGACCGGTTTTGATAATAGCGATTTAAGGAAAGCAATCAAACTCATTAAAGAAAATTCTGAGCAAATTTCATTTGAAGGAATGTGTACCCATTACGCCGGGGCCGAAAGTATTGCCAACTATTTACGAATCCAAAATCAGTTAAAGAAATTTAATCGAATCCGTACTGCAATTGAAAAGGAAGGTATAAGGCCAAAACGATATCACTCAGCCGGATCAGCTGCAACAATTACTTATCCAAAGACTCAAATGGATATGGTACGACTTGGAATTCTTCAATACGGTTATTGGCCTACTAGAGAAACTTATATTCATTACATAAGCAAATACGGCGAACCTCGAGAACCATTGAAGAGAATACTTTCCTGGAAATCAAAAATTATGAATGTTAAAAAAGTTAAGACAGGTGAGTTCATCGGTTATGGAACAACATACCTTGCTCAACATGAAATTAAAATAGCAAATGTTCCGATCGGTTATTCGCATGGCTTTTCACGCGGATTGAGTAATATCGGAAGAGTTTTAGTTAACGGACAGCGCGTGGGTGTTATCGGAATGGTGAATATGAATTTACTTACAATTGATGTAACCGGATGCTCTAATATTATGAAAGGTGATGAAGTTGTAATTATTGGAACACAAGGAGAACTCGAACTTTCGGTCGCTTCTTTTAGTGAGTTAAGTGCTCAAGTTAATTATGAAACTCTAACAAGATTACCGGTAAGCATTCCCAGAAAAATTGTTGATTAA
- a CDS encoding serine hydrolase, with translation MNKISLYSVLLVLIFVACHNEKPKVHIEEKEQKEKIVWEYNPANDWQIKLIQETGIDSFAINSLINSFIEHQNRTNDFTSYLIVKDQYLLYEKYFGNGSQEKLHSIKSVTKSIASLLVGKAIELKLINRVDQNISDFFPVYFENANDSLKQQITIKHLLTMSAGFEWNNFGGKYRSGWDLYKGNRNEYMITQTVMEDEPGEVFNYNSGLSHMLSSIITEKSGMSTDEFAEKYLFDSLGITNYKWTKDRNGYNLGNSELFLTSRDMTKIGLLVLEKGFWYDKKLLDSAYVNEMLYPHIKTAGIGEKYSEFYGYQWWVKNYRSVIINFAAGYGGQYIFVIPKFDLVLVFTTNWQSSKSSFKPLELIEGFIDLMIE, from the coding sequence ATGAATAAAATTAGTTTATATAGCGTTTTGCTCGTTTTGATTTTCGTTGCCTGCCATAACGAGAAACCAAAAGTCCATATAGAAGAAAAGGAGCAAAAGGAAAAAATAGTTTGGGAATATAATCCGGCAAATGACTGGCAGATTAAATTAATTCAAGAAACGGGAATCGATTCATTTGCCATAAATTCATTAATTAATTCTTTTATCGAGCATCAAAATAGAACCAATGATTTTACAAGTTATCTTATCGTCAAAGATCAATACTTGCTTTATGAAAAATATTTCGGCAACGGAAGCCAAGAAAAATTACACAGCATAAAGTCCGTAACAAAAAGTATAGCCTCATTATTAGTCGGTAAAGCAATCGAATTAAAATTAATTAACCGTGTTGATCAAAATATCTCCGATTTCTTTCCTGTTTATTTTGAAAATGCAAATGATTCTCTTAAACAACAAATTACAATCAAACATTTACTTACAATGTCCGCTGGATTTGAATGGAATAACTTCGGTGGGAAATATCGTTCAGGTTGGGATTTGTACAAAGGTAATCGAAATGAATATATGATTACTCAAACAGTGATGGAAGACGAACCCGGCGAAGTTTTTAATTATAATTCCGGTTTATCTCATATGCTTTCAAGTATAATTACCGAAAAAAGCGGAATGTCAACCGATGAATTCGCCGAGAAGTATTTATTCGATTCTTTAGGCATAACAAATTATAAATGGACAAAAGATAGAAACGGTTATAATCTCGGAAACTCCGAATTATTTTTAACTTCAAGAGATATGACAAAGATTGGTTTGCTTGTCTTAGAAAAAGGATTCTGGTATGATAAAAAACTTCTTGATTCAGCATACGTAAATGAAATGTTATACCCTCATATAAAAACTGCCGGTATCGGCGAAAAGTATAGTGAGTTTTACGGTTATCAATGGTGGGTAAAAAATTATAGAAGTGTAATTATAAATTTTGCAGCCGGATATGGCGGGCAATATATTTTTGTAATTCCTAAGTTTGATCTTGTTTTAGTATTTACAACTAACTGGCAATCAAGTAAATCTTCTTTTAAACCACTAGAATTGATTGAAGGATTTATTGATTTGATGATTGAGTAA
- a CDS encoding glycosyl hydrolase: MRKLISYLFILLIATTITTLSDDKKETDHLKSSTFSGLKWRNLGPARTAGRISDFAVNPNNIDEYYVAVSSGHLWKTTNRGITWSAIADTLPYSLGVVKLDPNNPNVVWVGTGENNHQRALGYGDGVYKSTDGGESFARMGLKESRQIGGIVIDPRNSDVVYVAAEGSVWGPGGDRGLYKTEDGGKTWNKVLEISEHTGVNNIIMDPRDPDVLYATSEQRRRHAFTKIGGGPETAVYKSTDAGQTWDKIMNGLPGVHLGGMGIDISPANPDIIYLSVEAAEDKGGFFRSTNRGASWQKMSDTHSSGQYFNEIFADPNFVDRVYLMDVVSKYTEDGGKTWKNLPFKDRHVDDHAFWINPDNSNHLLVGGDGGVYESYDMGANWDFLPNMPITQFYRVAVDNAEPFYNVYGGTQDNATLGGPSQTLSEDGITNADWIVTVFGDGFVTQIDPENPDIVYSEWQYGNIVRYDKKNGEILLIRPEPPKGQKMYKWYWDTPFIISPHSNTRLYIGAERVLRSDDRGLSWKEISGDLTTQTNRNSFKVMDKYWSTDAVSKDVSISQWGLIISLDESRLQENLVYVGTDDGLIQHTEDLSTWIKSENFPGVPQYTPVHDVVPSRHDVNVVYAVFNNHKRDDMKPYVLKSNDKGKSWTSIASNLPSNGPVSCLVEDPVNPNLLFVGTEWGVYFTIDGGQKWVQLKNGMPKVKVPDLVIQERENDLVAATFGRGFYIIDNYSPLRELTPELLKEESHLFPVKDAKIFRTFMGRYGQGATYYRAPNPEFGAIFTYYLKEVPTTLKSERKKKETELFKEGKPIPQPTYEELKAEEDEIPPYLIFTITDETGMVVKKINSAASAGLNRVAWDLQLPSYNPITASDNKFDATKKSSGSLYAIPGNYIVSISMIYRGEEKQIGEPVKFKVDLLDTHTIPVAKTDEKIRFEQHALELARKVVGAREQAQELKKKVQTLLQTANETPSASHEFMKKLFSINEKIEAVLFKFIGQPAKASSEEIPPAILPLNWRLNDMTSPSLYTHADITKNQAVAYDVLESELPEIINSLREIMNVDIVDAEEELNKLKAPWTPGRVLD, from the coding sequence ATGCGTAAACTTATCTCTTATCTTTTCATCTTACTCATTGCTACAACTATCACTACTCTTTCGGATGACAAGAAAGAAACCGATCACTTAAAATCATCAACTTTCAGCGGATTAAAATGGAGAAATCTCGGTCCGGCAAGAACTGCCGGTAGAATTTCCGATTTTGCTGTTAATCCGAATAACATTGATGAATATTATGTTGCTGTATCAAGCGGACATTTATGGAAAACAACAAACCGGGGAATTACATGGTCTGCTATTGCAGATACACTTCCCTATTCACTTGGTGTAGTAAAACTTGATCCGAATAATCCAAATGTCGTTTGGGTTGGTACCGGTGAAAATAATCATCAACGTGCTCTTGGTTACGGTGATGGGGTTTACAAATCCACCGATGGCGGAGAATCCTTTGCAAGAATGGGATTGAAGGAATCGCGACAAATCGGCGGAATAGTTATTGATCCAAGAAACTCCGATGTAGTTTATGTTGCAGCTGAAGGATCGGTTTGGGGACCCGGCGGAGATAGAGGTCTTTACAAAACCGAAGACGGCGGCAAGACTTGGAATAAAGTTTTAGAAATAAGCGAACATACCGGCGTTAATAATATCATCATGGATCCGAGAGATCCGGATGTACTTTATGCAACATCAGAACAAAGAAGACGACATGCATTTACTAAAATTGGCGGCGGTCCTGAAACCGCAGTTTATAAATCAACCGATGCAGGTCAAACATGGGATAAAATAATGAATGGACTTCCCGGTGTTCATTTGGGAGGAATGGGAATTGATATTTCCCCCGCCAATCCCGATATAATCTATTTAAGCGTTGAAGCTGCGGAAGATAAAGGCGGTTTTTTTAGATCAACAAATCGCGGAGCTTCTTGGCAAAAAATGAGTGATACACATTCATCCGGTCAATACTTCAATGAAATATTTGCCGATCCTAATTTTGTTGATCGTGTTTATTTGATGGATGTGGTTTCAAAGTACACTGAAGACGGTGGTAAAACTTGGAAAAATCTTCCATTTAAAGATAGACATGTTGATGATCATGCATTTTGGATTAATCCCGATAACTCAAACCATTTACTTGTCGGTGGTGACGGCGGAGTTTATGAATCATATGATATGGGTGCAAATTGGGATTTTCTACCTAACATGCCAATCACACAGTTTTATAGAGTTGCCGTTGATAACGCCGAACCATTTTATAATGTATATGGTGGTACTCAAGACAATGCAACATTAGGCGGACCATCACAAACTTTAAGTGAAGATGGCATAACAAATGCTGATTGGATTGTAACTGTTTTCGGCGATGGCTTTGTTACTCAAATTGATCCTGAAAATCCTGATATAGTTTATTCTGAATGGCAATACGGAAATATTGTTAGATATGATAAAAAGAATGGTGAAATTTTATTAATTCGTCCCGAACCACCAAAAGGACAAAAAATGTATAAATGGTATTGGGATACTCCTTTTATAATTAGTCCGCATTCCAACACCAGATTATATATCGGAGCCGAGAGAGTTTTAAGAAGCGATGATAGAGGATTAAGCTGGAAAGAAATCAGCGGTGATCTTACAACTCAAACAAATCGTAATTCATTTAAAGTAATGGATAAATATTGGAGTACCGATGCAGTTTCAAAAGATGTAAGTATTTCACAATGGGGATTAATAATATCACTTGATGAATCAAGACTTCAAGAAAATTTAGTCTACGTAGGAACCGATGACGGATTAATTCAACATACCGAAGATTTATCAACTTGGATAAAATCCGAAAATTTTCCCGGTGTTCCGCAATATACTCCTGTTCACGATGTTGTTCCTTCTCGTCATGATGTTAATGTTGTTTATGCGGTTTTCAATAATCATAAACGTGATGACATGAAACCCTACGTATTAAAGAGTAACGATAAAGGTAAATCATGGACATCAATTGCAAGCAACTTACCTTCGAATGGCCCGGTTAGTTGTTTGGTTGAAGATCCGGTAAACCCAAATTTACTTTTTGTCGGAACCGAGTGGGGTGTTTACTTCACAATTGACGGTGGGCAAAAATGGGTTCAATTAAAAAATGGAATGCCAAAAGTAAAAGTCCCAGATCTTGTTATTCAAGAAAGAGAAAATGATTTAGTCGCAGCTACATTCGGTAGAGGATTTTATATAATTGATAACTATTCCCCTCTTAGAGAATTGACTCCGGAGTTATTAAAAGAAGAATCACATTTATTCCCGGTTAAAGATGCAAAAATTTTCAGAACATTTATGGGGAGATACGGGCAAGGCGCTACTTATTATCGTGCACCTAATCCTGAATTCGGAGCAATTTTTACTTATTACTTAAAAGAAGTTCCGACAACTTTAAAATCCGAAAGAAAGAAAAAAGAAACCGAATTATTTAAAGAAGGCAAACCGATTCCACAGCCGACTTATGAAGAATTAAAAGCGGAAGAAGATGAAATTCCACCGTATTTAATTTTTACAATTACCGATGAAACCGGTATGGTTGTAAAGAAAATTAATTCTGCAGCAAGTGCCGGTTTAAATCGAGTCGCATGGGATTTACAATTACCAAGTTATAACCCAATAACTGCTTCAGATAATAAATTTGATGCGACAAAAAAATCGAGTGGTAGTTTATATGCCATCCCGGGGAATTACATTGTTTCGATTTCGATGATTTACAGAGGTGAAGAAAAGCAAATAGGTGAGCCTGTTAAATTCAAAGTTGATTTATTGGACACACATACAATTCCCGTTGCAAAAACAGATGAGAAAATTAGATTTGAACAACATGCTTTAGAACTAGCTCGCAAAGTTGTGGGAGCAAGAGAACAAGCACAAGAACTTAAAAAGAAAGTTCAAACACTTTTGCAGACCGCTAATGAAACTCCAAGTGCTTCACATGAATTTATGAAAAAACTTTTCTCAATAAATGAAAAGATTGAAGCTGTTCTGTTCAAATTTATCGGTCAACCGGCAAAAGCAAGTTCTGAAGAAATTCCACCGGCAATACTACCGCTAAATTGGCGGTTGAATGATATGACAAGTCCTTCGCTTTATACACATGCTGATATTACAAAAAATCAAGCTGTGGCTTATGATGTGCTTGAGAGTGAATTACCGGAAATAATTAATTCATTAAGAGAGATAATGAATGTCGATATTGTTGATGCCGAAGAAGAGCTAAACAAACTTAAAGCTCCTTGGACACCTGGAAGAGTTTTAGATTAA